CATTGGACCGGACGGTCCTGCAAGGCCGCACATAGGCGCAGCGTCGCCATGAGTCAATCGGCTTAGAAGTCCCAGTAGTTCCACTTCGCCACGGCCGAGAACACGATCACCAGCATCAGAAGGGTCGGAAGCTCGTTCATCATCCGGTAGGTGCGGCCGGCGCGCGTGTTGGTTCCGGCGGCAAAGTCCTTGCGCCGCGCGGCGAGCCACATGTGAAAGCCGGTCATCGCGATCACCGAGCCCGCCTTGGTCCAGGGCCAGAGCATCGACCAGTCCACGATCCCTGGCGTGAAGACGAGCGCCAGCCCGAAGATCCACGTCGCGATCGCCGCCGGGTTCATGATCGCCCGCAGAAGCCGCCGTTCCATGGTCTGGAACAGGCTATCGGTCTCCGTGCCGGTCTTCACGACCTCGGCATGATAGACGAACAGCCGCGGCAGGTAGAACAGACCCGCCATCCAGGCCAGCACCGAAATCACATGCAGCGACTTGGTCCACAGGTAGTAGTCGGCCAGGAACGTGCCCATCGTCATCTCCTCGAAGCGCTCGGCCATCCTCATAAGAAAAGAAGATAGAGAAAGGAATGATGCAGTAGGGCGCAGGGATAAC
This portion of the Rhodobacter sp. CZR27 genome encodes:
- the hemJ gene encoding protoporphyrinogen oxidase HemJ; amino-acid sequence: MRMAERFEEMTMGTFLADYYLWTKSLHVISVLAWMAGLFYLPRLFVYHAEVVKTGTETDSLFQTMERRLLRAIMNPAAIATWIFGLALVFTPGIVDWSMLWPWTKAGSVIAMTGFHMWLAARRKDFAAGTNTRAGRTYRMMNELPTLLMLVIVFSAVAKWNYWDF